Proteins encoded together in one Solanum lycopersicum chromosome 7, SLM_r2.1 window:
- the LOC101256393 gene encoding nucleotide pyrophosphatase/phosphodiesterase-like, with the protein MRNQLYLLLLSVFMLITLNKSVHILAQNYITLEKPKHTHGDMQQMEQPLSAIQIHKTILALTKFASIHVQGPKILGSKGEDFEWVTINLRNANPTDDDWVGVFSPAKFNESICVPVSKDEKKYGAPFFCTAPLKFKYANYQNANYTKTGRTSLKFRLINQRGDFSFAFFSGGVSNPKLISISNFVAFANPKAPLYPRLALGKSWDIMTVTWTSGYNIDEAVPFVEWGWKGQEQKRSPAGTLTFHRNSMCGTPARSVGWRDPGFIHTSFLKDLWPNMEYTYKLGHMLNSGSIVWSKQYSFKSPPFPGQESLQRIVIFGDMGKQERDGSNEYANYQPGSLMTTDTLVKDLDNIDAVFLIGDLPYANGYLSQWDQFTAQVEPIASRVPFMIASGNHERTWENSGSLYNGLDSGGECGVPAETLYYVPAENRAKFWYAADYGMFHFCIGDTEHDWREGSEQYKFIEQCFASANRHKQPWLIFAAHRVLGYSSNEWYANEGSFEEPMGREHLQKLWQKYKVDMAFFGHVHNYERVCPIYQNQCVNKETSHYSGVVNGTIHVVVGGGGAHLNRFTTINTTWSLFKDYDYGFVKLTAFDQSNLLFEYKKSKDGKVYDSFTISRDYKDVLACVHDGCEPTTLAS; encoded by the exons ATGAGGAACCAAttgtatttgttacttttaagTGTTTTTATGTTGATCACTTTGAATAAAAGTGTTCATATTTTAGCTCAAAATTACATTACTCTTGAGAAACCAAAACATACACATGGTGATATGCAACAAATGGAACAACCATTATCTGCAATTCAAATCCACAAAACTATTCTTGCACTAACTAAATTTGCCTCCATTCATGTTCAAGGACCTAAAATTCTTGGCTCTAAG GGTGAAGATTTTGAATGGGTTACAATAAACCTAAGAAATGCAAATCCCACAGATGATGATTGGGTTGGAGTTTTTTCTCCTGCAAAGTTCAA TGAATCCATTTGTGTCCCAGTTtccaaagatgaaaaaaaatatggagctCCATTTTTTTGTACTGCCCCCTTAAAG TTCAAATATGCAAATTACCAAAATGCCAACTACACAAAGACTGGGAGGACTTCATTGAAATTTCGTCTAATTAATCAGCGTGGGGATTTTTCCTTTGCCTTCTTCTCGGGCGGTGTGTCAAAC CCAAAGTTGATCAGCATCTCAAATTTCGTTGCATTTGCCAATCCAAAAGCGCCTCTTTATCCGCGTCTTGCTCTTGGCAAGTCATGGGATATT ATGACGGTTACTTGGACGAGTGGTTACAATATAGACGAGGCTGTTCCATTCGTTGAATGGGGTTGGAAGGGCCAAGAACAAAAGCGCTCCCCTGCAGGGACACTCACATTTCATCGGAACAGCATGTGTG GAACACCTGCAAGAAGTGTGGGATGGCGTGATCCTGGATTCATACATACAAGTTTCCTCAAAGATTTGTGGCCAAACATGga GTACACATACAAGTTAGGTCACATGTTAAATAGTGGTTCAATTGTTTGGAGCAAGCAATATTCTTTTAAATCTCCTCCTTTTCCGGGGCAAGAGTCATTGCAACGTATCGTGATATTTGGAGATATGGGGAAG CAAGAGCGCGATGGTTCAAATGAATATGCTAATTATCAGCCAGGTTCACTTATGACAACTGACACCCTTGTTAAAGACCTTGATAACATTGACGCGGTTTTCCTTATTGGAGATCTCCCCTATGCAAACGGATATCTCTCACAATGGGATCAATTTACCGCGCAAGTAGAGCCAATAGCATCACGAGTACCTTTCATGATTGCAAG TGGTAATCATGAAAGAACTTGGGAGAATAGTGGATCATTATATAACGGTCTAGACTCGGGTGGAGAATGTGGTGTACCAGCTGAAACATTATACTATGTTCCCGCGGAAAACAGAGCTAAGTTCTGGTATGCAGCTGATTATGGGATGTTCCACTTCTGTATAGGAGACACTGAGCATGATTGGAGAGAGGGCTCTGAACAGTACAAGTTCATCGAGCAATGCTTTGCGTCAGCCAATAGACATAAACAACCTTGGTTGATTTTCGCTGCTCATCGTGTTCTTGGTTACTCATCCAATGAATGGTATGCTAATGAAGGTTCATTTGAAGAGCCCATGGGAAGGGAGCATTTGCAAAAACTCTGGCAAAAGTATAAGGTTGATATGGCATTCTTCGGGCACGTTCATAACTATGAAAGAGTTTGCCCCATTTAccag AATCAATGTGTGAACAAAGAGACATCACACTACTCTGGCGTAGTGAACGGAACGAttcatgttgttgttggtggagGAGGAGCTCATTTGAATAGATTCACTACCATTAACACGACATGGAGTTTGTTCAAAGATTATGACTATGGATTTGTGAAACTCACAGCATTTGACCAATCTAACCTTTTGTTTGAGTACAAGAAGAGCAAAGATGGTAAAGTGTATGATTCTTTTACAATCTCAAGAGACTATAAGGATGTCTTAGCATGTGTCCATGATGGTTGTGAACCAACTACTTTGGCTAGTTAA